One genomic segment of Paraburkholderia hospita includes these proteins:
- a CDS encoding MFS transporter, whose product MPLLIVMFLIAFIDRQNVGFAKLQMLGALGMSEASYGLGASLFFIGYLLFEVPSTLALHRFGARLWLARIMATWGAVTVAMAFTHSMGLFYVFRFALGVAEAGFYPGVIFYLTLWFPQSHRTRMLGFFTLGSALANMLGSLAGGLLLSFDGSLGLAGWQWVFVATGAPAIVVALIALRFLPESVERAAFLSSEEKNLIVAAIRREVPTEAVSEHPWRALIDKRVLMFACGYMLMSTSLYGVTYWMPTLLKSGGVSHSLNGLLNMIPWLLAALLLLWLPARLKREDVVLKAMAMVAGVGVIGFALSLVLPGLPLRFAALVLGGACIPLLYPCFWSLPPRFFTGARAAASIAAINSIGNLGGFFAQNLMPYVGKLAGNASAPMLVPVICLTLLGAGLSVAWVSNGRSTREQVATGQ is encoded by the coding sequence ATGCCGCTGTTGATTGTCATGTTCCTGATTGCCTTCATCGACAGGCAAAACGTGGGCTTCGCCAAGTTGCAGATGCTCGGCGCCTTGGGAATGTCCGAAGCCTCATACGGATTGGGGGCGTCACTTTTCTTCATCGGCTATCTTCTGTTCGAAGTGCCGAGCACGCTCGCGCTTCATCGCTTCGGCGCGCGTTTGTGGCTCGCACGCATCATGGCGACGTGGGGCGCTGTCACGGTCGCGATGGCCTTCACGCATTCGATGGGCTTGTTCTATGTTTTTCGCTTTGCGTTGGGCGTGGCGGAGGCTGGCTTCTATCCTGGCGTCATCTTTTACCTGACGCTGTGGTTCCCGCAGAGCCATCGCACGCGCATGCTCGGCTTCTTCACGCTTGGCAGCGCGCTGGCAAACATGCTCGGCTCACTCGCAGGCGGCCTGCTTCTGTCGTTCGACGGCAGTCTTGGCCTTGCGGGCTGGCAGTGGGTATTCGTCGCAACGGGCGCACCCGCCATCGTCGTCGCCTTGATTGCCTTGCGTTTCCTGCCGGAATCCGTCGAGCGCGCGGCGTTTCTGTCGAGCGAAGAGAAAAACCTCATCGTCGCCGCAATCAGGCGTGAAGTACCAACCGAGGCTGTATCCGAGCACCCATGGCGTGCTCTCATCGACAAACGCGTGCTGATGTTCGCTTGCGGCTACATGCTGATGTCGACCTCGCTCTATGGCGTGACCTACTGGATGCCGACGCTGCTCAAGAGCGGCGGTGTCTCGCACTCGCTCAATGGCTTGCTGAACATGATTCCGTGGTTGCTTGCCGCGCTGCTTCTGCTCTGGTTGCCGGCCAGACTCAAGCGCGAAGACGTGGTGCTCAAGGCGATGGCGATGGTGGCCGGTGTCGGCGTGATCGGCTTCGCGCTGAGTCTCGTCCTGCCTGGTTTGCCGCTGCGCTTCGCAGCCCTCGTTCTTGGAGGCGCATGTATCCCGCTGCTTTACCCGTGTTTCTGGTCGCTTCCGCCGCGCTTCTTTACGGGTGCGCGCGCCGCCGCAAGCATTGCGGCGATCAATTCGATCGGCAATCTCGGCGGCTTCTTTGCGCAGAATCTGATGCCTTACGTCGGGAAGCTCGCGGGTAACGCCAGTGCGCCGATGCTAGTGCCCGTAATCTGCCTGACACTGCTCGGAGCTGGACTGTCGGTCGCGTGGGTCTCGAACGGGCGCAGCACACGCGAACAGGTTGCCACAGGACAGTAA
- a CDS encoding GntR family transcriptional regulator → MHADDRLPRYQRLRDEMVALVAARHWRPGEAIPTEQALAKSYDVAVGTVRKAVDLLVAEGLLERFQGRGTFVRRASFDSSLFRFFRFQTRQGERRIPESRILRREVVEAPSAVAATLQIPNGAKVIQMSRLRLIDGVPMLAEEIWLPFDRFAAFAQLELTEIGDLLYPVYEAQCNQVIASATETLTVEAIGPLHARLLRIEPGTPAVVIERLAYGYDRQPLEWRRSRGPASEFIYQAEIR, encoded by the coding sequence ATGCACGCCGATGATCGACTGCCCCGCTACCAGCGCTTGCGCGACGAAATGGTCGCACTGGTCGCTGCCCGCCACTGGCGGCCCGGCGAAGCCATTCCGACCGAGCAGGCGCTCGCGAAAAGCTACGACGTCGCTGTCGGCACCGTTCGTAAAGCCGTCGATCTGCTGGTCGCAGAAGGCCTGCTGGAGCGGTTCCAGGGGCGCGGAACGTTTGTGCGCCGCGCGAGCTTCGACAGCTCTCTCTTCAGGTTCTTCAGATTCCAGACCCGTCAGGGCGAGCGGCGCATTCCTGAGAGCCGCATCCTGCGCCGCGAGGTCGTGGAGGCGCCGTCGGCGGTCGCAGCGACCTTGCAGATTCCGAATGGGGCCAAGGTCATTCAGATGTCGCGTCTTCGGTTGATCGATGGCGTGCCGATGCTCGCGGAAGAAATCTGGCTCCCGTTCGACCGCTTCGCCGCGTTTGCACAACTCGAACTGACGGAGATCGGCGATCTGCTCTATCCCGTGTATGAGGCGCAGTGCAATCAGGTCATCGCGTCGGCAACCGAAACGCTGACTGTCGAGGCGATCGGTCCGCTTCACGCGCGGCTCCTGCGCATCGAGCCGGGTACGCCCGCCGTCGTGATCGAACGGCTCGCTTATGGATATGACAGGCAGCCGCTGGAATGGCGGCGCTCGCGCGGGCCCGCAAGCGAGTTCATTTACCAGGCCGAGATCCGCTAG
- a CDS encoding MFS transporter, whose product MFKWFKEVSGNERRTFWACFGGWALDSLDVQMFSLVIPAIIAEWSISRTQAGMVSGVTLVASALGGWVAGMLSDRLGRVKTLQWTVAFFSVFTFLCAFAQNYPQFLILKTLQGFGFGGEWAAGAVLMAETIRAEHRGKAMGSVQSAWAVGWGAAVLLYALMFSWLPGETAWRVMFGIGLFPALLILYVRRGVQEPVQPARAARDVRARDDDSTFGVFFGIFSPQMLRMTLIGALLGVGAHGGYYALMTWLPTFLKTERHLSVLGTGAYLAVVIVAFFCGCIVSAHLLDRIGRRRTILTFAICCVLTVVAYLFLPLSNLAMLFFGFPLGFFAAGIPASMGALFNELYPRGMRGTGVGFCYNFGRVVSAGFPVLVGHMSANMSLGTAIGIDAGLAYSIVVLSVLMLPETRGRALGEAAFEAGPTGTLTQAQRH is encoded by the coding sequence ATGTTCAAGTGGTTCAAGGAGGTGTCCGGCAACGAGCGTCGGACATTCTGGGCGTGCTTCGGCGGATGGGCACTCGACTCGCTCGATGTGCAGATGTTCAGTCTCGTGATTCCAGCCATCATCGCGGAATGGTCGATCAGCCGGACGCAAGCCGGGATGGTCAGCGGTGTGACCCTGGTGGCTTCCGCGTTGGGCGGCTGGGTGGCCGGCATGCTCTCGGACCGGCTGGGCCGCGTGAAGACGCTGCAATGGACCGTCGCGTTCTTCTCCGTATTCACTTTTCTTTGCGCGTTCGCGCAGAACTATCCGCAGTTCCTGATTCTTAAGACGCTTCAGGGCTTTGGCTTCGGTGGCGAGTGGGCGGCGGGCGCGGTCCTGATGGCAGAAACGATTCGTGCCGAACATCGCGGCAAGGCGATGGGCAGCGTGCAGAGCGCATGGGCCGTCGGCTGGGGCGCCGCTGTGCTGCTCTACGCGTTGATGTTCTCGTGGCTGCCCGGCGAGACGGCATGGCGCGTGATGTTCGGGATTGGCCTTTTTCCCGCACTGCTGATCCTCTACGTTCGACGCGGCGTGCAGGAGCCCGTGCAGCCCGCGCGGGCGGCACGCGACGTTCGGGCACGCGACGATGATTCGACGTTCGGTGTGTTCTTTGGCATCTTCTCGCCGCAAATGCTGCGCATGACGCTAATCGGCGCATTGCTCGGGGTCGGCGCGCATGGTGGGTACTATGCATTGATGACGTGGCTCCCCACTTTTCTGAAAACGGAGCGCCACTTGTCGGTGTTGGGCACGGGCGCTTACCTTGCTGTCGTCATCGTCGCGTTCTTTTGCGGATGCATCGTAAGCGCGCATTTGCTCGACCGGATCGGCCGACGCAGAACTATCCTTACCTTCGCGATCTGCTGCGTGCTGACGGTTGTTGCGTATCTGTTTCTGCCGCTCAGCAATCTCGCCATGCTGTTCTTCGGCTTTCCGCTGGGGTTCTTCGCAGCGGGTATCCCGGCCAGCATGGGCGCGCTTTTCAACGAGCTTTATCCCCGTGGCATGCGGGGTACGGGTGTCGGCTTTTGCTATAACTTCGGCCGCGTGGTGTCGGCGGGCTTTCCTGTGCTCGTGGGCCATATGTCCGCCAATATGTCGCTTGGAACGGCGATTGGCATTGACGCCGGACTGGCTTACTCGATCGTGGTCCTGTCCGTGTTGATGCTGCCCGAGACGCGCGGCCGCGCACTCGGCGAAGCGGCATTCGAGGCCGGACCTACGGGAACGCTGACGCAGGCGCAACGGCACTGA
- a CDS encoding amidohydrolase family protein, translated as MIETTGSDALEQQAAQRLSHLALIDSHAHVFERGLPLARQRRYAPDYDAPLDVYLEQLDAHNVSRGVLVQPSFLGTDCDYLLAALRRAPDRLRGVAVVEPDCGLEALTMMARAGVVGVRLNLIGLPDLPIETSLTPETLAHVRQLGWHVEVHAEAARLERIVLPLLDKGLNVVVDHFGRPDPALGVDDEGFRRLLDLASTGQVWVKISAAYRNWSFAEGGHSTPRFAHDAVRLLTEAFGVNRLMWGSDWPHTQFEASQDFGRTLDALRTLLPNEAERRAVACGTSAKFYRFDEPTV; from the coding sequence ATGATCGAAACAACGGGTTCGGACGCGCTTGAGCAACAGGCAGCGCAGCGTCTTTCCCACCTTGCCTTGATCGATTCACATGCGCATGTATTCGAGCGCGGCCTGCCGCTTGCGCGGCAGCGCCGATATGCGCCCGACTACGATGCGCCACTCGATGTCTATCTCGAACAACTCGATGCGCACAATGTGTCGCGCGGCGTGCTGGTGCAGCCCAGCTTTCTCGGCACGGATTGCGACTATCTGCTGGCCGCTTTGCGACGCGCGCCTGACCGGCTTCGCGGCGTCGCGGTCGTCGAACCGGACTGCGGACTTGAAGCGCTAACGATGATGGCGCGGGCGGGCGTCGTCGGTGTTCGATTGAACCTCATCGGGCTTCCCGATCTCCCGATCGAAACGAGTCTGACACCGGAAACGCTCGCACATGTTCGTCAGCTGGGATGGCATGTCGAAGTCCACGCCGAAGCGGCGCGTCTTGAGCGTATCGTCCTGCCGTTGCTGGATAAAGGCCTGAATGTGGTCGTCGATCATTTCGGCAGGCCGGACCCTGCACTCGGCGTCGATGACGAGGGCTTTCGTCGACTCCTCGATCTGGCGAGCACAGGCCAGGTGTGGGTCAAGATATCGGCGGCCTATCGAAACTGGAGCTTCGCGGAGGGTGGGCACTCAACACCTCGCTTTGCACATGATGCTGTTCGACTTCTGACTGAGGCGTTCGGAGTGAATCGCCTGATGTGGGGGAGTGATTGGCCGCATACGCAGTTCGAGGCATCTCAGGATTTTGGCCGCACGCTCGACGCCCTGCGGACGCTTCTACCCAATGAAGCAGAGCGAAGGGCCGTCGCGTGTGGCACATCGGCGAAGTTCTACCGGTTTGATGAACCGACGGTATAG
- a CDS encoding proline dehydrogenase family protein — MRILNTVAARAIPLVPRSLIREISRRYIAGATRSEALVRVRALDAAGYCTTIDVLGETASSPEEVQSMTGEYLALIDALHTESLRAELSIKPSALGLLFDVPACKQQVSRIVAAAESRGVSACIDMEDVSCTQKTLDLFAEIETRGTDVGVALQAYLRRTYDDIVPLAGRGSRLRICKGIYAEADLHLVDGASRDRAAINSHFTRHVCDALEAGSFVGIATHDETLIDALVAWIGRERIAPNRFEFQMLLGVCEPLRERLRAYGFQVRVYVPYGHDWYGYSTRRIKENPRIAGYILKSLFSMG; from the coding sequence ATGCGTATTCTCAATACGGTGGCGGCACGCGCCATCCCGCTCGTCCCCCGTTCGCTGATCCGTGAAATCTCGCGTCGCTATATCGCTGGCGCTACCCGGTCGGAGGCGCTCGTTCGCGTGCGCGCGCTCGACGCAGCGGGATATTGCACGACAATCGATGTACTCGGCGAAACGGCTTCGTCACCGGAAGAAGTACAGTCGATGACGGGCGAGTACCTGGCGCTTATTGACGCGTTGCACACAGAAAGCCTGCGCGCTGAGTTGTCGATCAAGCCGTCCGCGCTCGGCCTTCTCTTCGACGTGCCCGCTTGTAAGCAGCAGGTTTCCCGCATCGTTGCGGCGGCTGAGTCGCGTGGCGTGAGCGCTTGCATCGACATGGAAGATGTCAGCTGCACACAGAAAACGCTCGATCTCTTCGCCGAAATCGAAACGAGAGGCACGGATGTCGGAGTCGCATTGCAGGCGTATCTGAGGCGCACCTACGACGATATCGTGCCGCTAGCAGGTCGCGGGAGCCGCCTGCGTATCTGTAAAGGCATCTATGCGGAGGCGGACCTTCACCTCGTCGATGGAGCATCGCGCGATCGCGCCGCCATCAACTCGCACTTTACCCGGCACGTTTGCGACGCCTTGGAGGCGGGCTCGTTCGTTGGCATCGCGACACATGACGAAACGTTGATCGATGCACTTGTCGCGTGGATCGGCCGCGAGCGGATCGCGCCCAACCGCTTCGAATTCCAGATGCTGCTTGGCGTTTGCGAGCCGTTGCGTGAACGTCTGCGAGCCTACGGATTTCAGGTGCGTGTGTACGTGCCCTACGGTCACGACTGGTACGGCTACAGCACGCGGCGCATCAAGGAGAATCCTCGTATCGCAGGGTACATTCTGAAGTCGTTGTTTAGCATGGGCTAG
- a CDS encoding MFS transporter: MTPTYTTSSLPAPVYWLALGAFAIGTEGFMISPLLPGLATDLSVTIETAGQLVTVFALAYGLSSPVLTALSGSMNRRTLLLASMIAFALSNLLAFAAPSFWALMGARVLLALSAGLYVPGANALASVIVPPERRGRAIAVVNGGITIAIALGVPLGAVIGHALGWRMTFAGVAGLAALAVAGLFIGLPRDIGAGIPVATLRERIAIARKPVVLATLLTTTLWATGAYTVYTYLSPFLAEITGLAGAQVGMVMFMWGLAAAIGVVSGGTANDRFGPLAVIVPTIALSGLAFAILSISARFLSPGAALVPVIAAIALWGVAHWAFYPAQQARLIDIAGVKVASIVLSLNASFMYIGFSIGAALGALTLAHASVGSLGWVAAVCELAAVLLTVAIIARPARVNAACTAVE, from the coding sequence ATGACACCCACCTACACAACTTCGTCCCTTCCCGCGCCCGTTTACTGGCTGGCGCTCGGCGCTTTCGCGATCGGAACGGAAGGCTTCATGATTTCTCCGCTTCTTCCTGGACTCGCGACCGATCTGTCAGTGACGATCGAAACGGCAGGACAGCTGGTGACAGTATTCGCGCTCGCCTACGGCCTCAGTTCCCCTGTCCTGACGGCATTGAGCGGCAGCATGAACCGGCGGACGTTGCTGCTCGCGAGCATGATCGCCTTCGCGCTTTCCAACCTGCTCGCCTTTGCAGCACCGTCCTTCTGGGCCTTGATGGGCGCCCGGGTATTGCTGGCGCTGTCCGCCGGTCTCTATGTGCCGGGCGCGAACGCGCTGGCGAGCGTCATCGTGCCGCCCGAAAGGCGCGGCCGCGCAATCGCGGTGGTGAACGGCGGCATTACGATTGCGATCGCGCTCGGCGTTCCCCTTGGCGCCGTCATCGGCCATGCGCTCGGCTGGCGCATGACTTTTGCAGGTGTCGCGGGACTGGCGGCACTCGCGGTGGCTGGGTTGTTCATCGGCCTGCCGCGCGATATCGGCGCCGGCATTCCGGTTGCGACGCTGCGCGAACGCATCGCGATCGCGCGCAAACCTGTCGTGCTCGCGACGCTGCTCACGACCACGCTCTGGGCCACTGGCGCGTACACGGTTTATACCTATCTCTCGCCGTTTCTCGCTGAAATCACAGGATTGGCCGGCGCGCAGGTCGGCATGGTGATGTTCATGTGGGGGCTCGCCGCTGCGATTGGCGTCGTGTCGGGTGGCACAGCAAACGACCGGTTTGGACCTCTGGCCGTGATCGTTCCCACGATCGCGCTATCAGGCCTCGCCTTCGCCATACTGTCGATCAGCGCGCGCTTTCTGTCGCCGGGCGCCGCGCTCGTGCCGGTGATCGCTGCTATCGCGCTGTGGGGCGTCGCGCACTGGGCGTTTTATCCGGCGCAGCAGGCAAGACTGATCGATATCGCCGGTGTGAAGGTCGCATCGATTGTGTTGTCGCTCAACGCTTCGTTCATGTACATCGGGTTCTCGATAGGAGCCGCGCTCGGTGCGCTCACGTTGGCTCATGCCAGTGTGGGAAGCCTCGGGTGGGTGGCGGCAGTTTGTGAGCTGGCGGCGGTGTTGCTGACGGTCGCGATTATTGCGCGGCCTGCGAGAGTGAATGCAGCTTGTACTGCTGTGGAATGA
- a CDS encoding LysR family transcriptional regulator, whose protein sequence is MELRHLRMFCAVADCGSFTAAAEKIHNVQSNVTMRIKELESELNQQLFIRQKNGVVLTSAGQIFLGYAQRILQLTDESRNALLDNASPRGLLRLGSMETTAAIRLPKVLAKYHVQFPQVQLSLMTGTTNELIKAVECHRLDGAFVGGFHQSSSLHQEEVFEEELVLVSGIEFESLAALAKQMSGQTVLAFRTGCFYRSTLENWFYHAGIIPGQVMELGTLDGIMSCVAAGMGITLLPRSVVESHGARHAVHCHALPSQFAHVKTVFIRNKDTIVTPALTAMIDLAHEQFAVDVDVKTPPVGSILTSALASVYAA, encoded by the coding sequence ATGGAACTGAGGCATCTGAGAATGTTTTGCGCGGTGGCCGATTGCGGCAGCTTCACGGCAGCGGCTGAAAAAATCCACAACGTTCAGTCGAACGTGACGATGCGTATCAAGGAGCTCGAATCGGAACTGAACCAGCAGTTGTTCATCCGGCAGAAAAACGGCGTGGTGCTCACGTCGGCGGGGCAGATTTTTCTGGGCTACGCGCAACGCATCCTTCAGTTGACGGACGAAAGCCGCAATGCGTTGCTGGACAACGCGTCGCCGCGCGGGCTGCTACGCCTCGGGTCGATGGAAACGACGGCCGCGATCCGTTTGCCGAAAGTGCTGGCGAAGTATCACGTGCAGTTTCCGCAGGTTCAACTGTCGCTGATGACGGGCACGACGAACGAGTTGATCAAGGCGGTCGAATGTCATCGGCTGGATGGTGCGTTCGTCGGCGGCTTTCATCAGAGTTCGTCGCTGCATCAGGAAGAGGTCTTCGAAGAAGAGCTGGTGCTCGTGAGCGGTATCGAGTTCGAGTCGCTTGCTGCGCTCGCGAAGCAGATGTCCGGGCAAACGGTGCTCGCGTTCAGGACGGGCTGTTTCTATCGTTCGACACTCGAAAACTGGTTCTATCACGCCGGCATCATTCCGGGCCAGGTGATGGAGCTAGGCACGCTGGATGGAATCATGTCGTGCGTCGCGGCGGGAATGGGGATTACGTTGTTGCCGCGATCGGTGGTGGAGAGTCATGGCGCGCGGCATGCCGTGCATTGTCATGCGCTTCCGTCGCAGTTCGCGCATGTGAAGACCGTCTTCATCCGCAACAAGGACACGATCGTCACGCCGGCACTGACCGCAATGATCGATCTCGCGCACGAGCAGTTTGCGGTCGACGTCGATGTCAAGACTCCGCCTGTTGGAAGCATACTGACTTCGGCGCTGGCTTCTGTCTATGCGGCGTGA